The sequence ACGGCCGGATCGGGACGGTCGGGGGCCGCCCCCGGAGGCCTACCGGCTGACGTAGGGGAGCAGGGCCATTTCGCGGGCGTTCTTGATCGCCGTGGCGATCTGCCGCTGCTGCTGGGCCGTCACGCGGGTGATGCGGCGGCTGCGGATCTTCCCGCGGTCGGAGATGAACTTCCGCAGCAGGTCGGTGTCCTTGTAGTCGATGTAGGTGATCTTCGCCGCGTGCAGCGGGTTGGGGCGGGACTTCAGCGGCTTGTGGGGGGCCGGACGGCGTGCCATGGGGACTTCCTTGCGGTGGGTCGGGATTTGGAGCGGACCTTGCCGGTCCGGGAGGTTCAGGAGACGGGGTCGAGGAGGGAGTCGAAGGCGGCGGGAAGCCTCTTCCAGGCCTCGCGGCCGGCGGTGTACTCGGCGTCCGTGAGCAGGCAGGACTCCAGGAGCTGTGCCAGGCCGTCCCGGTCGAGACCGGGTGAGGTGAAGACGAGGTGCTGGCAGCAGTCCCCGTGCTCGGGATGCCAGTCCAGCGCGGCGGCCGCCCTGCGCATCGGGGCCACCATCTCCCAGGCGGCGTCCGGCAGGGAGGCCAGCCAGGGTCCCGCGTTCTCCACGCACAGCGCGCCGCCCGCCGCGTCCCAGGCCAGCAGGGTGTCGGGGCGGTCGGCGAGCCAGAAGCGCCCGCGGCTGCGGGCGGCTGCGCAGCTGAGGTCCTCCAGGGCCGCGTAGAGGCGTTCGGGGTGGAAGGGGCGGCGGCGGTGCCAGACGAATGTGGTGACCCCCGCCTCGTCGGCCTCCTGGGGCAGCCGGGCACAGGCCGGGTGCTGGGCGGCGCCCGCCGATTCCACGTCGAAGCCGGCGAAGGCCGCGTGGACGAGCTCTCGGGACCCGGAGGACACCTGGCGGGCGGTCGGGTGGAGCTGAGTGAGCAGGGCGCGGTCCTCTTCGTCGGCGTCCTCGCTGTCGACGAGGGCCAGGACGGGGGCGTACTCCAGCTGCCGCGCCCAGGTGTCCCCGACCGTCCGCTGGTCGGAGGCGGCCGCGGCGAGGCCCACCTCGGCCAGGTCGTCGCCGTTGGCGAGGCAGGGCAGGACCAGCGCCGGGTCGACCGCGGTGATCACACCGGTGAGGTCGAGGGCGTCGGCGCCGTGCGCGGCGACGACCTCGGCCATCGCCCTGGGTTCGACGGAGTCCCAGAGTTCGACGACGGCGAGCCGGGCCGAGCCGGCGGCGGCCAGCCGCTCCAGTTCGGGGACCAGGTCCTCGCGCAGCGCGCAGCAGGCGCAGTCGTTGACGAGGGGGGCCTCGCCGCGGGACAGCTCGCCCGAGGCCTCGCGCACCAGCCGCAGGACCGTGCCCGCCGGGGCCGTGGACAGGTCGTGGTGGAGGGCGACGCTGCCCGGTACGGAGTGCAGCAGGCGGTCCACGACCTCCTTGCGGGCGTCCCGGTGCAGTCCGCCGACGATGACGACGGGCAGGGTCATGCCGTGCCCCCGTAGCGGCGCTCGAAGCGCTCGACGCGCCCGGCGGTGTCCAGGACGCGGGCGGTGCCGGTGTAGAAGGGGTGGCTCTGCGAGGAGATCTCCACGTCGATGACGGGGTAGGTGTTGCCGTCCTCCCACTCGACCGTCTTGTCGCTGGTGGCGGTGGAGCGGGTGAGGAAGGCGAAGTCGGCGGCCTTGTCACGGAAGACGACGGGGCCGTAGGCGGGGTGGATTCCGGGCTTCATGGGGCGGCTCTCTCTGGGGGAGGGGGTCAGCGCTCTTCGCGGAAGTCGACGTGCCGGCGGACGACCGGGTCGAACTTTCGCAGCACCATCCGGTCCGGGTCGTTACGCCGGTTCTTGCGGGTGACGTAGGTGTAGCCGGTCCCCGCGGTGGAGCGGAGCTTGATGACCGGTCGTACTTCGTTGCGTGCCATGCGGGCTACTATACGGGAATGGAAATCGTTTCCAATAACGATCCCGGCTCAGAGAGAGGCAGGTAACACTCGTGTCCGCCCACTGCCAACTGACCGGAGCCCAGCCCGGCTTCGGCAACACCATCTCCCACTCCCACCGGCGCACCTCCCGCCGCTTCGACCCCAACATCCAGCGCAAGCGCTACTGGCTGGCCGGTGAGGGCCGGTACGTCCGCCTGACGCTGAGCGCGAAGGCGATCAAGACCGTCGACGTGATCGGCGTCGAGGCGGCCGTGGCCCGGATCAGGGCCCGGGGGGTGAAGGTCTGATGGCGAAGAAGAGCAAGATCGCCCGGAATGAGCGGCGCAAGGCGGTCGTCGAGCGCTACGCCGCCCGGCGCGCCGAGCTGAAGGAGGTGCTGCGCCGCCCGTCCTCGACCGGGGCCGAGCGCACCGGCGCCCTGGCGGAGCTGCGCAGGCAGCCCCGCGACGCCAGCGCGACCCGCGTGCGCAACCGGGACGGCGTGGACGGCCGCCCCCGCGGGCACCTGCGCAAGTTCGGCCTCTCCCGTGTCCGCATGCGCGAGCAGGCCCACGCCGGACTCCTCCCCGGAGTCACCAAGTCCTCCTGGTAGCGCCCCCGCCCCTACGGCGGGAAACGCGCGAGCCCACACCCCGCCGGGGGGTGTGGGCTCGCGTCGGACAGCGGCTCGGTACGGGGTGTCAGCGCGCGTTGTGCTCCGGCAGGTCCACCTCGGCCGGAGCCGTGACCGCGAAGCCGCGGGCGGTGGGCTTCACGGGCTGCTTACCGCAGAACGCGGCTTCGAGGGTGCCGCCGAGGGCCGTGTTCGCGGTGCCCCTGTTCGAGGTGTTCGCCATCGCGGCGAGGCTGCGGCGGCCGTCCCGGGTGGCGAAGGCGTAGGTGTAGAAGCCCTGCACGGTGCCCGTGTGCCCGTAGACCGAGGTGCCGCAGGAGAGGTCGTAGCGGCGCAGGCCGAGCCCGTAGAAGCGGGTGTTCGTGGTGTCGGTCGGAGTCACGGTGATCATGGCGTCCAGCATCGACGGGGACAGCAGCCGGCCGCCGAGCAGCGCGGACGTGAAGGTGTTCAGATCGGCCGCGTTGGAGATGACCGCCCCGGCGGACTGGGCCCACGACACCGTCTGCTCGGTGGAGTCCACCAGCGGCGCGCCCTCCTCGTCCGGGTGGAGGTAACCGCGGGTGTGCAGCCCCTTGATGGTGGTGCCGGGGTGGACGTACGAGGTGTTGCGCAGGCCCAGGCGCTTGATGATGCGCCGGTCGTACTCCTTGGCCAGCTTGTTGCCGGTGGCCTTCTCGATGAGCATGCCGACGACGACGAAGTTGGCGTTCGAGTACTTGTACGCCGCGCCGGGCTCGGTCGTCCGCGGCTCGGCCAGCGACAGGTCGACCAGCTCCTGGTAGGTGAACACCTTGTTCCGCACGGCCTCGAACCCGGGCACGGTCTGCGCGAACATGGCGTCCGTGTAGTCCGCCAGCCCGCTGCGGTGGGTCAGCAGGTGCCGCACCGTGATCCGGTCGTCGGGCAGCAGGCCCGGCAGGTAGCGGTTGACGGAGGTGTCCAGGTCGATCTTCTTCTCGGCCACCAGCTGGAGCAGCACGACGGAGGAGAAGGTCTTGCTGACGCTGCCGATCCGGAAGCGGGCCTTGGTGTCCATGGCCGCGCCCGTGGCCTTGTCGCGTACCCCCGTCGTCCGGGTGAGGACACCGCTCGGGCCGGTGAGGCGCACCATGGCACCCGGAGCGCCGGCGTCGGTCGTGTTCTTCAGCGCCTGGGCCAGGGCCTCGAGGTCGGCAGCAGGCACGGGGGCCTGCGCTGCCGCGGCCGGGCGGGCCGGCGCGGCGTGCGCGACGGTCACCGGCGCCGCGGTGGCCAGCAGGGCCAGCAGGGCGGTGGCGCTGACGGCCAGACGTCGGTTGACGGGCAGAAGCATGGCGTTCCCCTGGAAGGTCGATGGGTCCGCAACAGGGCGGGCCTTCGCGGACTCGGCTGTGCGTGGGCTCAATTGGTCGCACTGAGCGGCACGAGCTTACGGAAGATCTACCCGAGGTTCGGTGAGCGTGCGCCCGATGACGGCGCGGCAGGAAAGGGGCGGGGACCGGCATGAACGTGCGTCGCGATGAGATTCCGGGTGCGGCGATGGAAGGGGTTGACCCTGACCCTGCGTCAGGGTTGGAGCCTGGTCGCATGACGAACAAAAACAGCACTTCCCCGGCTCGGCTCGTCCCGCCGATCGGAGGTTTCCAGGAGATCGAAGGCCGCCGCATCTTCGTGCACCGGTCGGGCAGTGGCGGACCGGCCGTGGTGTTCCTGCCGGGCGCGAGCGCGGTCGGCCTGGACTATTTCGGTGTCCAGCAGGGGGTTTCCCAGTTCACCACCGCCGTTGTGTACGACCGCGGCGGCACGGGATACAGCGATCCCCTTCCGCTGCCGCGCACCGCCGCCGCGGTCGCCACGGAACTGCACGAGCTGCTGCGCGCCCAGGACATCGCCGCCCCGTACGTTCTGGTGCCGCACTCCCTCGGCGGCCTCTACGCGCACCGGTTCGCGCAGCTGTACCCGAAGGACGTGGCCGGGCTGGTCTGGCTGGACGCCATCCACCGCGACTGGGACGACTTCATGCCTCCCGCGGCGTGTCTGGCCGCGGTCGAGCAGATGGGACCCGATCGGGAGCAGCTGGAACAGATGCGTCCGGCCCTGCGCGAGATGAGGTCCGAGTTGCTCGCGGACTACCCGGAGCACATGCGGCAGGCGCTGGTCGATGCCAAGGCGAGCGACGAATGGACGCAGGTCGGCATCGCCGAGCGCACCAATCTGACCGGACTCGCCACCGAACTGCGGGCCGGGCCGAACGTTCCCGACGTCCCGCTGGTCGCCCTCACCGTGGTCGGCACCGACCCCGGCCAGCAGGCGCTGACGCCGGAGCGGACGTTGCGAGAGATGCACGAAGGCCGCACGAGAATGGACGCGGCCCTGGTGAGCGCGGTCTCGCACGGGGAACAGCGCATCATCTCCGACACCAGCCACCACCGGCTCTGCTTCGACCGCCCCGATGCCGTGGTCCGCGCGATCCGCGACGTCGTCGACCGAGCTCGCCTCTAGACTCGGCAGACTCGACATGACCACGTTGCACGAAGACCCGAGGCGGACGGTGCTCACGATCAGCCAGCTCGCGGCTACCGCCGGCGTGACCGTGCGCACCGTTCGTCACTACCACCACGTCGGCCTGTTGCCCGAGCCCGAGCGCGATGCCTCCGGCTACCGCCGGTACAGCGCACAAGCGGCGGTGGATCTCATCCGGATCAGGACCCTCGCCGATGCCGGGGTGCCACTGGCCCGTATCGACGCGCTGCTGCACGCACAACCGACCGAGTTCGCCGCAGCCGTCACCGACATCGACGCCGCACTGGAGCGCAGGATCGACGAGCTCACCGGATACCGCCGCCGGATCGCCGAACTGAACAGCGGCGAAAGGCTTGTCCTGCCCCCCGAGGTGGTCGCCATCCTGGACCGGATGCGCGGTCTCGGGGTCAGCGAACGGAGGGTACGACTCGAGCGCGACGCGTGGATCCTGATGCAGGCACTGGACCCGCAGGTCATGCCGCAGCGGATACGGGACAAGAACGCCGGCTTCGACGACCCCGAGACGACGCGCCTGTACCTCGCCTGTGATGAATCAGTCGACTGGGATCCGTACGATCCACGCCTGGACCGGCTCATCGACGACCTCGACGCATGGGAGGTCGAACACGCACGGGACAGCAGCCGGCCGGGGTACCTCAAGCTGGTCTCTTCCCGGATCTCCGAGGCATCACCGGCATGGCGACGCATCATCGAGGCGCTCGCCCACCGCGCCGAGCGGCGCCGAACCGCCGGGCACGACAGCTGAAGCCGGCACCGCGGACACCGCAACATGAAGTCGGGCAGGGCCTACGGGGTGGCGGGGAGGGCGGACGCGCCGTCGGGGAAGGGCTGTTCGGCCCAGATGGTCTTGCCGCGGGCGTGGTAGCGGGTGCCCCAGAGCTGGGCCAGCTGCGCGACCATGAACAGGCCGCGGCCGCCCTCGTCCGTCTCCAGGGCCCGCCGGACGTGCGGGGAGGTGCTGCTGCCGTCGGAGACCTCGCAGATCAGCTCGCGGTCGCGGATCAGCCGCAGCCGGATCGGCGGGCTGCCGTAGCGGACGGCGTTGGTGACGAGCTCGCTGACCACCAGTTCCGTGGTGAACTCCAGCTCCTCCAGGCCCCATTCGGCGAGCTTCCGCGTCGCGAGCACCCGGGCCCGGCCCACCACCTCGGGTTCGGACGCCAGCTCCCAGCTGGCGTGGTGGTCCGGATCCAGCCCGCGCACCCGCGCCATCAGGAGCGCGGCGTCGTCGTGCGGGCGGGTCGGCAGCAGACGTCCCATCACCTCGTCGCAGACGGCGTCGAGGCTCCCGTCGGGCCGCAGCCCGCCCAGCGCCGTGCGCAGCCGGTCGAGTCCCGTGTCGAGCGGCTGCCCCTGCGAGCGCACCAGTCCGTCGGTGTACAGCACGAGCAGTTCCCCGTCGGCCAGCTTCAGTTCGCCGCTCTCGAAGGGGAGCCCGCCCCGTCCGAGCGGGGATCCGCCGGGCAGGTCGAGGACCTCGACCCGACCGTCCCGCGCCGATACGCGTGCCGGTGCCGGGTGCCCCGCGCGGGCCAGCACGCAGACCCGCGAGACCGGGTCGAACACCGCGTACACGCAGGTCGTCCCTGCCGCACCGCCCGTGAGCCCGTGGCCGTGCTCGTCCTGGAACCGGCCCACCAGGTCGTTCAGCCGGCTCAGCAGCTCCTCGGGCGCCAGATCGAGGTCCGCGAGGGTCCGTACCGCCGTGCGCAGCCGGCCCATGGTCACCACCGAGTGCAGGCCGTGCCCCACCACGTCCCCCACCACCAGTGCCACCCGCGCGCCCGACAGCGGGATGACGTCGAACCAGGCACCCCCCAGCACGGTGTGTCCGCTGGCCGGCAGGTACCGCCCCACCGCCTCCACCGCGCCGAGTTCCGGCAGCCGCTGGGGGAGCAGACTGCGCTGGAGGGCCAGGGCCGTCGTCCGCTCCCGGGTGTAGCGGCTCGCGTTGTCGATGCACACGGCGGCGCGTCCCACGATCTCCTCGGCCAGCAGCACGTCGTCGGCCTCGAAGGGGTGCGCGCGCTCGGAGCGCACGAAGACCGCGGTGCCCAGCGCCGCACCCCGCGCGAACAGGGGGACCAGCAGCCAGGAGTGGACCCCGTACTCGCTTACCAGGGCGGCCCGGCCGGGGTCCGCCGTGGCGAACTCGGCAATCAGCTCCGCGCCCGTCATCAGCGCGGGCTCACCGCTCGCCAGCGCCAGCGCGAACGGTGATCCGGGCCCCGAGGCGAACCGGTCGACCTCGCCCATGGGGACCATCGCCTCGCTCCGCGCGCCCGGCGCGACCGAACTCGCGGCCCGGCGCTGCGGCACGGATCCGCGCACCGCGTCGTAGGCCGGGCCGTGCGAGGGCTCCTCACCGCCGAAGACGGGGTCCAGCAGGTTGACGTAGGCGTGGTCGGCGAAGCGCGGGACGGCCACGTCGACGAGCTCCTGCGCGGTGCTCAGGACGTTCAGCGTGGTGCCGATGCGCGTGCTCGCGTCGTTCACCAGGGCAAGCCGCTCCTTGGCCCGGTCCCGTTCCGTCGCGTCGACGACCGCGTGCGCCAGCCCGATCACCTCCCCGGACCGGCTGCGCAGGGGCAGGATCGACTCGGACCAGACGTGCTCGCGGTCCGGGTCGTCGGGGGTGCGGCCGCGGACCTCGGTGGCGATCAGGGCCTCCCCGGTCTCCAGGACGTGCCGCTGCCGCGCCTCGAAGGCCTCCAGGTCCAGCAGGCCGGGCGGTGCCACCTCGGCCATCGTGAGGCCCGTGCACTCCTGGCCCCCGAAGGCCCCGGTGCGGCGCTGCGCGTCGTTCTGCGCCAGGAAGCGCAGCTCGGTGTCGAAGA comes from Streptomyces sp. NBC_01408 and encodes:
- a CDS encoding alpha/beta fold hydrolase, whose amino-acid sequence is MTNKNSTSPARLVPPIGGFQEIEGRRIFVHRSGSGGPAVVFLPGASAVGLDYFGVQQGVSQFTTAVVYDRGGTGYSDPLPLPRTAAAVATELHELLRAQDIAAPYVLVPHSLGGLYAHRFAQLYPKDVAGLVWLDAIHRDWDDFMPPAACLAAVEQMGPDREQLEQMRPALREMRSELLADYPEHMRQALVDAKASDEWTQVGIAERTNLTGLATELRAGPNVPDVPLVALTVVGTDPGQQALTPERTLREMHEGRTRMDAALVSAVSHGEQRIISDTSHHRLCFDRPDAVVRAIRDVVDRARL
- a CDS encoding serine hydrolase, with amino-acid sequence MLLPVNRRLAVSATALLALLATAAPVTVAHAAPARPAAAAQAPVPAADLEALAQALKNTTDAGAPGAMVRLTGPSGVLTRTTGVRDKATGAAMDTKARFRIGSVSKTFSSVVLLQLVAEKKIDLDTSVNRYLPGLLPDDRITVRHLLTHRSGLADYTDAMFAQTVPGFEAVRNKVFTYQELVDLSLAEPRTTEPGAAYKYSNANFVVVGMLIEKATGNKLAKEYDRRIIKRLGLRNTSYVHPGTTIKGLHTRGYLHPDEEGAPLVDSTEQTVSWAQSAGAVISNAADLNTFTSALLGGRLLSPSMLDAMITVTPTDTTNTRFYGLGLRRYDLSCGTSVYGHTGTVQGFYTYAFATRDGRRSLAAMANTSNRGTANTALGGTLEAAFCGKQPVKPTARGFAVTAPAEVDLPEHNAR
- the rpsN gene encoding 30S ribosomal protein S14, producing the protein MAKKSKIARNERRKAVVERYAARRAELKEVLRRPSSTGAERTGALAELRRQPRDASATRVRNRDGVDGRPRGHLRKFGLSRVRMREQAHAGLLPGVTKSSW
- the rpsR gene encoding 30S ribosomal protein S18 produces the protein MARRPAPHKPLKSRPNPLHAAKITYIDYKDTDLLRKFISDRGKIRSRRITRVTAQQQRQIATAIKNAREMALLPYVSR
- a CDS encoding GTP-binding protein, with the protein product MTLPVVIVGGLHRDARKEVVDRLLHSVPGSVALHHDLSTAPAGTVLRLVREASGELSRGEAPLVNDCACCALREDLVPELERLAAAGSARLAVVELWDSVEPRAMAEVVAAHGADALDLTGVITAVDPALVLPCLANGDDLAEVGLAAAASDQRTVGDTWARQLEYAPVLALVDSEDADEEDRALLTQLHPTARQVSSGSRELVHAAFAGFDVESAGAAQHPACARLPQEADEAGVTTFVWHRRRPFHPERLYAALEDLSCAAARSRGRFWLADRPDTLLAWDAAGGALCVENAGPWLASLPDAAWEMVAPMRRAAAALDWHPEHGDCCQHLVFTSPGLDRDGLAQLLESCLLTDAEYTAGREAWKRLPAAFDSLLDPVS
- the rpmG gene encoding 50S ribosomal protein L33, with amino-acid sequence MARNEVRPVIKLRSTAGTGYTYVTRKNRRNDPDRMVLRKFDPVVRRHVDFREER
- the rpmB gene encoding 50S ribosomal protein L28, giving the protein MSAHCQLTGAQPGFGNTISHSHRRTSRRFDPNIQRKRYWLAGEGRYVRLTLSAKAIKTVDVIGVEAAVARIRARGVKV
- a CDS encoding type B 50S ribosomal protein L31, yielding MKPGIHPAYGPVVFRDKAADFAFLTRSTATSDKTVEWEDGNTYPVIDVEISSQSHPFYTGTARVLDTAGRVERFERRYGGTA
- a CDS encoding SpoIIE family protein phosphatase; translated protein: MHDGLFRDASGLSGEPGDETSEAYALLDVHGVLIGLSPGAESLLGRTAEEVRGRRGADLLYTRSDATALVGRCEPGAVVDLGRAVLRHSSGQPVEVTLQVRPMASTGGDQQWLVLARDSTGAHRHEFGEALLRGLFTESPVVIDVFDTELRFLAQNDAQRRTGAFGGQECTGLTMAEVAPPGLLDLEAFEARQRHVLETGEALIATEVRGRTPDDPDREHVWSESILPLRSRSGEVIGLAHAVVDATERDRAKERLALVNDASTRIGTTLNVLSTAQELVDVAVPRFADHAYVNLLDPVFGGEEPSHGPAYDAVRGSVPQRRAASSVAPGARSEAMVPMGEVDRFASGPGSPFALALASGEPALMTGAELIAEFATADPGRAALVSEYGVHSWLLVPLFARGAALGTAVFVRSERAHPFEADDVLLAEEIVGRAAVCIDNASRYTRERTTALALQRSLLPQRLPELGAVEAVGRYLPASGHTVLGGAWFDVIPLSGARVALVVGDVVGHGLHSVVTMGRLRTAVRTLADLDLAPEELLSRLNDLVGRFQDEHGHGLTGGAAGTTCVYAVFDPVSRVCVLARAGHPAPARVSARDGRVEVLDLPGGSPLGRGGLPFESGELKLADGELLVLYTDGLVRSQGQPLDTGLDRLRTALGGLRPDGSLDAVCDEVMGRLLPTRPHDDAALLMARVRGLDPDHHASWELASEPEVVGRARVLATRKLAEWGLEELEFTTELVVSELVTNAVRYGSPPIRLRLIRDRELICEVSDGSSTSPHVRRALETDEGGRGLFMVAQLAQLWGTRYHARGKTIWAEQPFPDGASALPATP
- a CDS encoding MerR family transcriptional regulator — protein: MTTLHEDPRRTVLTISQLAATAGVTVRTVRHYHHVGLLPEPERDASGYRRYSAQAAVDLIRIRTLADAGVPLARIDALLHAQPTEFAAAVTDIDAALERRIDELTGYRRRIAELNSGERLVLPPEVVAILDRMRGLGVSERRVRLERDAWILMQALDPQVMPQRIRDKNAGFDDPETTRLYLACDESVDWDPYDPRLDRLIDDLDAWEVEHARDSSRPGYLKLVSSRISEASPAWRRIIEALAHRAERRRTAGHDS